The sequence below is a genomic window from Cryobacterium arcticum.
GCGAGGACGGTACCTCGACAGGCACGTCGCTCGAGGTCGACATCCAGGCCGGCGTCGCCACCGAGGTGCCGCTCAGCGGAGTCGGAGCGGGCAACTACACCGTGCGCCTGAGCGCAGACCAGCCCCTCGTCGCCGGAGCCGTGACGACCACGAGCGGAACCATCAGCCCCGACTTCACCTGGTCGTCCGCGGCCGCCACCCAGGACAGTGACTTCCTGGTCGCCGTCGCCGCCGGGCCGTCCCCGGCCCTGCACCTGGCCAACACCACCGGCAGTGACACCGCACTCACCCTCACCCCCGAGAGCGGACCGGCCACCGAGCTGACCGTGCCCGCCGGGCAGTCCATCGTCGTGCCGGTCGAGGCATCCGCCCGCTACCTGGTCGAGGGTGGAGCGGGCATCGCGGCCACGGTCGGCTACACCGGAGACGGCCAGTCCTCCGCCTACGCCCTGAGCCCGATCGGGCCGATGGCCGCCGCCATCCCGGTCTACTCGCACTGACCCCGAGGGCACGCACGTGCCCCGCCCGCCGAAGGAGCCCGTCGTGACCGACACCACCACCGCGAGCCCGGCCGCCGCCGCCCCGCACCTGCTCGTGACCGGCGGAGCCGGTTTCATCGGCGGCGCCGTCGTCGAGGCCGCGCTGGCCCGCGGCTGGCGGGTGCGCGTGCTCGACTCCCTCCGCAGCGACGTGCACGGCGGCCTGCCCGCCGCCGACCCGCGGATCCAGTTCCTGGTCGGCGACGTCACCGACCCCGGCGTGGTTGCGCACGCTCTCGCCGGCATCGACGTGGTGTGCCATCAGGCCGCCAAGGTGGGCCTGGGCGTGGACTTCTCCGACGCCCCCGACTACGTGCACAGCAACGAGGTGGGCACGGCCGTGCTGCTGGCCGGCATGGCGACCGCCGGGATCGACCGCCTGGTGCTTGCCTCCTCGATGGTCGTTTACGGGGAGGGCAGCTACCGTGGCTCCGCGGGCTTCACCCGCCCCGGCCCCCGGCTGGCTGCCGACCTCGACGCCGGCGTTTTCGACCCGCTCGACCCGGCGACCGGGCAGCCGCTCGAACCCCTGCTCGTCGGCGAGGACGACCCGCTGGACCCGCGCAATGTGTACGCGAGCAGCAAGCTGGGCCAGGAATACCTCGCGACGTCGTGGAGTCGTAGCACGGGTGGGCGCGCCGTGGCCCTGCGCTACCACAACGTCTACGGACCGGGGATGCCGCAGAACACGCCCTACGCAGGCGTCGCCTCGCTGTTCCGCTCGGCGCTGCAGCGCGGCGAGGCGCCCACGGTGTTCGAGGACGGCCGCCAGCGCCGGGACTTCGTGCACGTGCGGGACATCGCGTCGGCCAACCTCGCCGCCGTCGACTGGACCGAACCAGCCCCGGCCGGCACCTTCCGGGCGTTCAACGTGGGCAGCGGCACCGTGCACACCATCGGCGATATGGCCACCGCCCTCAGCGTGGCCGCCAACGGCCCCGCCCCGGTCGTAACGGGCGAGTACCGGCTGGGGGATGTGCGGCACATCACCGCATCGTCCCAGCGGCTGCGCGATGAGCTCGGCTGGGAGCCCTCCATGAGCTTCGAGGCCGGGATGCTCGAGTTCGCCACGGCCCCGCTCCGCGCCGCGGTGCTCTGACCCGCGCTCCGCTGTCTGGCGCTCAGGCCTGGACGGCCTCGGCGTGCCGCGGCAGCAGGACGTCGAAGCGGCATCCGCCGGGGATGTTCCGCACGGTGACCTCGCCCTGGTGCGCCGCCACGATCCCGGCGACGATCGCCAGGCCCAGGCCGGCCCGCCCGTGCACCAGATCGGCGTCGGGGGTGCGCGGTTCGCTCCCGCGCCAGCCGGCGTCGAACACGCGGGGCAGGTCGGCGGGGTCGATCCCGCCCGCGGCATCCTGCACCGAGATGGCGGCCCGCCCGTCGGCGTGCTCGGTGACCGCGACCACGATGGCGCTGCCGGGCGCCGACTGCTGCACCGCGTTCATCACCAGGTTGCCCACCGCGCGGGACAACTCCCGCGGATCCGCGAGGATCGACAGTCCCATCGCGCCCTCGAAGCGCAGGTCGAGCGACTTCGCCCTGGCGACCGGCCCGAGATCGGCGACGGTGTCGCTGATCAGGTCGTACAGTGCCACGGTCTCCTGGGTCAGGCGCAGGGTTCCGGTCTGGATGCGGGACAACTCGAAGAGATCGTCGACCATGCCGTTCAGCCGGTCCACCTGGCTGCGGATCTGGCCGTAGTACCGGGAGGGGTCCTCGACCATGTCGTCTTCGAGGGCCTCGGCCATGGCACGGATGCCGGCCAGCGGGGTGCGCAGGTCGTGCGAGATCCAGGCGACCAGTTCCCGGCGCGACGCCTCGATGCGGCCCTCCCGGTCCCGGGACTCCTGCAGGCGCTCCCCGGTCGCGGCGAGCTGGCCGGCCAGCGCGGCGAATTCGTTGTTACTGTGCCGTTCGGCGGAGGCGACCGGCTCGCCCCGGCCGAGGCTGGCCGCCGCGAGCGTGAGGTACTGGCTGTCGCGCACGATCCAGCGCCCGAGAAGCCCGGCCATCGCCAGCGACACGCTGCCCGCGGCGGCGGCCACGAAGTAGAACACCGTGAGGTCGTGGGCCGAGACGTACATGAGTGAGGCGGCCGCCGCCATGCCGCTGACCACCGATACCACCGTGGCCAGGGCGACCACGAGCAACTGCAGAACGAGGGAGTACCGCGCCAGCAGCCGCAGGGTGATCAGGCCCGCCGCCCCGACGATCACGGCGGTCGCGAGGGCGATCACGACCACGCTCACCATCCCGTTCGGGGTCACCGTCGTGCTCCGGCATCCCGGTCGTCGGCGTGCGCGGCGACCAGCGGCTCCGGGTCGAACCTGTAGCCGACGCCCCAGACCGTGTTCAAGAGCATGGGCTGGGTGGGATCGGCCTCGATCTTCTCCCGCAACCGCCGCACGTGCACCGTCACCGTGGACAGATCACCGAAGTCCCAGCCCCACACGGATTTCAGCAGGTCCTCCCGGCTCAGGGCGCGGTGCGGATGCCCGATCAGGTACGCGAGCAGGTCGAACTCCCGGGCCGTGAGCACCAGGGCCTCGCCGTTCAGCCGGACCTCGTGCGCCGCCAGGTCCAGCGTGAAGGGTCCGGCGTCGACGGCGCCGCCGTGCACGGTCTCCGGCACGGTGCGCCGGAGCACCGACTGTACCCGGAGCACCAGTTCGCGCGGGGAGAACGGCTTGGCGAGGTAGTCGTCGGCGCCGGCCTCCAACCCGTCGATCCGGTCTTCCTCCTGGTCGAGCGCTGTGAGCATGATCACCGGGGTGCCCCAGGCCGCCTTGATCCGCATGCAGACCTCGATGCCGTCCAGGGCCGGCAGCATCCGGTCGAGCACGACCAGGTCGGGGCGCGTCGCGGCCGCCTGGCTGAGCCCGCTCTGGCCGTCCTGAGCCTGCTCGACCTTGAAACCGGCGGCCACCAGGTAGCGGCAGACGATCTCGGACACCGTCGGGTCGTCGTCGATGACCAGGATGCGGCGTTCGGAGTCGGCACGGGGAGGGCCCGTCGGGGGCGGTGGAGTCACCTCTGAAGGATAAACGGTGTGCGGCGGGCACGCAGCACATCCGGCCCGGCCGCAATCCTTCCCCACTCCGTAACGTTTACGCGGAGTGTCGTACAGGCCCCCAACATAGGGTCGAGTGATGAGTGAGATTCGGGTCGACGTGGTCATGCCCTGCCTGAACGAGGCCGGGGCGCTGCCCTGGCTGCTGGCCCGGCTGCCGGAGGGCTACCGCGCCATCGTGGTGGACAACGGGTCGACGGATGATTCCGCGCGCATCGCCGAGGCGGCCGGTGCCCTCGTCGTCTACGAGGCCCGCCGCGGATTCGGGGCGGCTGCGCACGCCGGGCTCCTGCACGCGACGGCGCCCATCGTGGCGTTCTGTGACGCGGACGCGTCGATGGACCCGGAGGACCTGCCCCTCGTGGTGGATCCGGTGGCCGCCGGCGAGGCCGATCTGGTGCTCGGCCGCCGCCGTCCGACAACGGCCGGATCCTGGCCGATACACGCCCGGATAGCCAATTCCACTCTTTCTTGGCGACTGCGCCGAATAACAGGTGTGAACATCTACGACTTGGGCCCGATGCGGGCCGCACGACGAGAGGACCTCCTGGCCCTCGATCTGCAGGACCGGCGCAGTGGCTATCCGCTCGAGGTCTTCCTGAAGGCGGCGGAGCGGGGCTGGCGCATCCGCGAGGTGGACACCTCGTACGCCCCACGGGTGGGGCGCAGCAAGGTGACCGGCACCGTGCGGGGCACCCTCACGGCCGTCGCCGACATGTCGAGACTGCTGAAGGAGGCCCGCAAATGACCACCCTGATCGTGATCGCCAAGGAATGTCTGCCCGGCCGGGTGAAGACCCGCCTGCATCCTCCGCTCAGCCTCGAGCAGGCGGCCCAGTTGGCCGCCGCGAGCCTCGACGACACCTTCGCGGCCGTCGCGCCACTGCCCGCCACCCGCCGGGTGCTGGCCTTCGACGGGTCGGTCGTGCCGGCCGCTGCGGCCGGGTATGACGTCGTGCCGCAGATCGATGGTGGCCTTGATGCGCGCCTGGGCGCCATCTTCGATGGCTGCACCGAGCCCGCCGTCCTGATCGGGATGGACACCCCGCAGGTCACGGCCGAGCTGCTCGCCCCGGTGTTCGCACCGTGGCCCGATGACGTCGACGCCTGGTTCGGGCCGGCCGCGGACGGCGGATTCTGGGCCCTCGCCCTCCGCACTCCGGACGGCGACCTGATCCGGGGCGTGCCGATGTCCCGGTCCGACACGGGCGCGCGCCAATTGCAGAGACTGCGCACCATGGGCCTCCGGGTCCGGATGCTGCCGACCCTCACCGACGTGGACCACATCGAGGACGCGTTCACCGTCGCGGCGCTGGCCCCCCGAGGCGGCTTCGCCCAGACCCTGGCCGGTTTCGACGCCCTGCAGTTGAGCGGAGCGAACCGATGACCATGCTGTCGGCCCGTCCCGGCGTCCCGGGCACCACCACCTTCGGGTCGGGCGGCGCCGAACCGTACGCGGCGGCGTTGGAGAACGAATCGGCCGTGCTCTACCTCCGGCACGCCACCGGCAGGGCTGCGGCGACCATGGATGCCGGTCGCTGGAGCGCCGCCGCCGACGACACCGACGTGCAACTGCTCGCCGGGGCCGCCGGCCCCGTTCTCGACATCGGATGCGGCCCCGGGCGGATGGTTCGGGCCGCGCTGGCACAGGGTCTCGCCGCGACCGGCGTCGACGTGTCACCCACGGCGGTGCGCATCGCCGCCGAGTCCGGTCTGACGGTGCTGGAGCGTTCGGTCTTCTCCGCGATGCCGGGGGAGGGCGACTGGGGCACCGCGCTGTTGCTCGACGGCAACATCGGCATCGGTGGCGACATCGTCGCTCTGCTCGGCCGATGTGCCGAGCTCATTTCGTCCGACGGAGCCGTGCTCGTCGAGGTCCACCCCGAGGCCGAGCGCGACCACGCCTTCGACGGCACCCTCGAAGACGCGCAGGGGCGCACCAGCGCGGTCTTCCCGTGGGCCGAGGTGGGCATCGGTCCGCTCCGCGCCCGGGCCGGCGATGCCGGACTGCGGGTGGTTCAGGACTGGAAGAGCGACGGACGTTGGTTCGCCCGCCTGGTGCGCACGTAGAACCACACCGACACCGCGATGCTCCCGGCCGCGAGCACCAGCCACGCCACGCCCAGGTTCAGGGCGTAGTCGAGCGGGAGCACCGTGGGGTTCTTCGCGCCGAGGCTCTGGGCGACGATCGCGGGCACGACGATCAGGCTCAACAGCGAACCGAGCACGATCGCGGCCTGGACGGTCACGATGATGCCGCCGGCCAGCCGATGGCCCGCCCGCCGAATGAGCACACCCAACCCGAACACCAGGGGCGAGAGCACGGCGTCGTGCAGCACGATGGCCGTGCCGATCCAGAGCGCGACCCCGGGGAGCCGCTGCAGCGCGACGGTGTCGACCAGGACATAGGCGCCCCAGGCGAGCCCGAGCACACCGAGGCCGACGAGGGCGACGCGGGCGGTGCGCATCCGCGGTGACACGGCGGGGGTTGTCGTCATCATGCGTCGATCGCCTCGATCCGGCTGAGCCATTTGGTCTGCAGCACGCCAGGACGCCCGGGCGCGATCATGCGTGCGGGGTAGCCGTGCTCGAGGTCCAGGACGCCGCCGTTGAGCTCCAGCGCCACGAGGGTGAGCGAATCACGCACATACTCCCGGCCCATCTCGGTCTGTTTGAACCCGCCGCGCTGCTCGAGGCTGATGATGCGAAAATCGGCGTCGGCGGAGGCGCCGACCAGGTCGACCAGGTCGCGCAGGCGCACGCCGCGCCAGGAGGCCATCTGGCTCCAGCCCTCAACACAGGCGATGGGCAGGTCAACGGCGGTCTGGGGCAGCTCGGCCAGCTCGGCCCGGCTGAAGCTGCGTTCGGTTCCCCCGTGTGCCACGGTGAGCACCCAGTCGGCGGCCATGGC
It includes:
- a CDS encoding NAD-dependent epimerase/dehydratase family protein, giving the protein MTDTTTASPAAAAPHLLVTGGAGFIGGAVVEAALARGWRVRVLDSLRSDVHGGLPAADPRIQFLVGDVTDPGVVAHALAGIDVVCHQAAKVGLGVDFSDAPDYVHSNEVGTAVLLAGMATAGIDRLVLASSMVVYGEGSYRGSAGFTRPGPRLAADLDAGVFDPLDPATGQPLEPLLVGEDDPLDPRNVYASSKLGQEYLATSWSRSTGGRAVALRYHNVYGPGMPQNTPYAGVASLFRSALQRGEAPTVFEDGRQRRDFVHVRDIASANLAAVDWTEPAPAGTFRAFNVGSGTVHTIGDMATALSVAANGPAPVVTGEYRLGDVRHITASSQRLRDELGWEPSMSFEAGMLEFATAPLRAAVL
- a CDS encoding sensor histidine kinase — translated: MTPNGMVSVVVIALATAVIVGAAGLITLRLLARYSLVLQLLVVALATVVSVVSGMAAAASLMYVSAHDLTVFYFVAAAAGSVSLAMAGLLGRWIVRDSQYLTLAAASLGRGEPVASAERHSNNEFAALAGQLAATGERLQESRDREGRIEASRRELVAWISHDLRTPLAGIRAMAEALEDDMVEDPSRYYGQIRSQVDRLNGMVDDLFELSRIQTGTLRLTQETVALYDLISDTVADLGPVARAKSLDLRFEGAMGLSILADPRELSRAVGNLVMNAVQQSAPGSAIVVAVTEHADGRAAISVQDAAGGIDPADLPRVFDAGWRGSEPRTPDADLVHGRAGLGLAIVAGIVAAHQGEVTVRNIPGGCRFDVLLPRHAEAVQA
- a CDS encoding response regulator transcription factor, encoding MTPPPPTGPPRADSERRILVIDDDPTVSEIVCRYLVAAGFKVEQAQDGQSGLSQAAATRPDLVVLDRMLPALDGIEVCMRIKAAWGTPVIMLTALDQEEDRIDGLEAGADDYLAKPFSPRELVLRVQSVLRRTVPETVHGGAVDAGPFTLDLAAHEVRLNGEALVLTAREFDLLAYLIGHPHRALSREDLLKSVWGWDFGDLSTVTVHVRRLREKIEADPTQPMLLNTVWGVGYRFDPEPLVAAHADDRDAGARR
- a CDS encoding glycosyltransferase family 2 protein, which gives rise to MSEIRVDVVMPCLNEAGALPWLLARLPEGYRAIVVDNGSTDDSARIAEAAGALVVYEARRGFGAAAHAGLLHATAPIVAFCDADASMDPEDLPLVVDPVAAGEADLVLGRRRPTTAGSWPIHARIANSTLSWRLRRITGVNIYDLGPMRAARREDLLALDLQDRRSGYPLEVFLKAAERGWRIREVDTSYAPRVGRSKVTGTVRGTLTAVADMSRLLKEARK
- a CDS encoding TIGR04282 family arsenosugar biosynthesis glycosyltransferase, which produces MTTLIVIAKECLPGRVKTRLHPPLSLEQAAQLAAASLDDTFAAVAPLPATRRVLAFDGSVVPAAAAGYDVVPQIDGGLDARLGAIFDGCTEPAVLIGMDTPQVTAELLAPVFAPWPDDVDAWFGPAADGGFWALALRTPDGDLIRGVPMSRSDTGARQLQRLRTMGLRVRMLPTLTDVDHIEDAFTVAALAPRGGFAQTLAGFDALQLSGANR
- a CDS encoding class I SAM-dependent methyltransferase produces the protein MTMLSARPGVPGTTTFGSGGAEPYAAALENESAVLYLRHATGRAAATMDAGRWSAAADDTDVQLLAGAAGPVLDIGCGPGRMVRAALAQGLAATGVDVSPTAVRIAAESGLTVLERSVFSAMPGEGDWGTALLLDGNIGIGGDIVALLGRCAELISSDGAVLVEVHPEAERDHAFDGTLEDAQGRTSAVFPWAEVGIGPLRARAGDAGLRVVQDWKSDGRWFARLVRT